TGAGAAGTGCTTCCATACTTCCATTGAAAACAATAATCATACAAACTCTAAATCATATATGGGTTATGATTACTATTAATTAGCTTCCAGATCGGCTAGATGCAGATCAACTTTACAAACCTAAACCATAATTGTTTAAACACTGCTGCACTTTCCTTTCTTTCTAAACATACTTAAATTTTATACCATATTATTGGTTTTCTATCAATtgttttttatttctttcttcttttttttggaGAAAATGTGAATTGTTTTTACTGGTGACTGGTTTAATCAAAGGTTATGTCTACTCTAAATAGCCTTGAGGAAAGTTTGAAGTGCATCAGATGTACCGTGTACGACTACCACATCATGCACGTACGACACGTGCTACCGTGTTACAACACAAGAAAAAGACATGATCAGATTTGTCATAACAAACATATGGAAACCACAAGTTACAAACACAAACAAACATGCTTACAGCAATCTGAAGGTCTCTAggtgttccaaggttagcactATGGAGATCTGAAACCTCATGATGAAGGAGAGATTCAACCAAGCTAGTCCCAGCCTGAGAAGTCACCTCAACATCCTGAGACACTAAAGAACAACATGCAGTGTTCTCAGCATCATCCACCAAGCTAACATTTTCTCCTTTCTACAGTAAATGACATATCACAAGCACACAGTTATTAATCTAAAATGGTTAACAAATCAGGCAATCAAAAACATTAGCACACACCAAGACAATGACATGACAGAGATAAGCTCAAACGTATTCACAATCTCAAAAATTTAAGATACGATTTCCAGGATATTGAGATTAGTGCTTTTGTACTTTCATTGTATAGACTAATTGTAAAAACTCTAAATCACGCATGGATAAAGATGACTATTAATTGGGTATTTAACATTTCGGGTGAGGACTCCAAAACATCGTTATGTTTCCTACCAGTCCATTGCTATTAGCTTCCAAATTGGCTAGATGCAGATCAACTTTAAACTCCTCAGTCACTTAAAGGCTTGCACTGTTATATTTTCTTTTATAAACATACaggaattttatcaaatattatTGGTCTTCTGCCAAATTTTTTTACTGAACTGGCGTCAACTCTGAGGAATTTTATCTGTATTGGGCATATGACTATATGACATCGCGCGCAGAAATATCATCACATGTGACTCATCTGGCTGTGTCGCAAGGTGAGTGAAAGACATGACCAGATTTGTCATAACATATGGGCACTAAAAATTACAAATACCAAAAGTTACACTTACAGTAATCTGAAGATCTGTAGGTGCTGTTCCAAGGTTGACATTATGAAGATCAGGCAATCCATGAAGCGCACATAGGTTCTTGTTAAGTGTCTCATTCATGAGTTGAGAAAGGATTGGCCTGTCAAATGTACTGTTTTCAAGATTGGAGGAATCCAAAACTTCATGATGACTCAGAGACTTGTCTAGGCTACAAGTCCCAGCCTCAAGTGCCACCTCAACAGGCTGAGATGATAAAGCACACCATGCAGGGTTCTTAGCATTCTCCGCCAGGCTAACAGTTTCTTCTTCCTACAGTAAATGGCATATCAGATGCACAAACTTTTACTCCAAAATATTCAATAGATCGCGCAATAGAAAAAATAGCAACGCACCAACAGAATGACAAGCAGATAAGTGTATTCACAGTCTCAATATGACTAAGAAGCAATTTCCAGGATATTGAGATTAGTGCTTCTGAACTTTTACTGTAAACAATAATCATACAAGCTCTGAATCATATACGGATTGTGAATTGGGTATCTGGGTGTGGACTCTAAAACATGGTGATGTTTTTTACCAGGCCACTTCTAATAGCCAAATTAGCTAGATGCAGAATAACTATAAACTTCTCAATTACTTAAAGGCTTGCGCTGTTGCAGTTTCCTTTTTGTAAATACATAAGAATTCTATCAAATAGTATTGACTTTATGCCAATTTTTTACTCTGAAGTGGTTTCAACAAAGGTTATATTTAATCTGAAAAGTTCACATATCTGTGATTTACCTGACCGGGATCATTCTGCTCAGTCTCACATGGACTATTCTTTGGGCGACATGGCGGGATCTTTGTCATGGGAGTTTTCGGACAAATACTTGCAGTAAATGCAGTAGATTCTTCATTAGCCATTTCTGCTTCGGACTTGTCCACCGGCCTTGTCTTCAATTGATAAAATATTTTGGAAACGACAAACTCCCCAACCTTTTCATTTTCCTCTACTCCCAGATGATACTGATGCATCACCCAGTCAGTTTTATCAGGTTTGCCACCTGTTTGTGAACCTTTGTACAGAACCAATATTTTTTTCCACCCTTTCATAACACCGTTGTCATATACGGGTTTTGATTTACCCGTTTTGTGCCATCTCACATGCTCATCAGAAGTGGTCCGATCACTGTTGCTGATCCTTCGACGCTTGCGCTGGCCACACCCATATGCATTTGAAATACTATGGAAGAAATGGGCACTGCTTCCATCTTTGTTTGTGCCTATAAAAATGAACAGGGCCTACTCAAAACATGAATAAACTAAAGAATCCAAAAACAACGTCAAATTGTCAACTAAAGGAATCCCCTACCAGGAAGATTTTCAGGATGTGAATAGCAGATCCCTGCGTCATTCTCCACAGTTGGAATAAACTCATCGATGAACATGTGAGGCTTTGAACCTCCCACACCAATTTTTTGTTCTAAATGTTCGAGCAATTCTAGATCAGACGGATCAAACTTCACACCAGCAGGCAGCCCGGGCCACTGGATAGCAACCTACAAAAAGTGAAATGCAGTGAATGTTTTTGTAGAATGTGTAACACTGTACCAACGAATGTGAGCTTAAATGAGTAGCGTTTTGCATGCATCTGTAATGCTGAAGCTTATGCGAGTTAATACAGCTCAAAGCCTTATATTGATGGAACAGGAGAAAGTTGTATAGTATTGACTGTTCCGTATTTCTTTTTTTGCTACAATCTGGAATACATCTATCTTAGAAAGCTACcagcagaagaataaataaactACGATGTATTCCGATAACATAAGCAGCTTTCCAGTAAGGGTGCACCAAAAAGTAGAGAAGAGAAGTTTCCCGTACAAAGTACAAACTTATAAAGGTAGAAGGTGGTCGCTAAAATAGTTTACATGTACTTACATCACTGTTATCAATGATATGTTTGCAGTTTGGGCATTCCCTGCATGCTTCTGCACCGACTTCGCTTATCTGGCGATTAGAGCAGTGGGCATTCCTAACTTTCTTGGCAACACCCCTACAAGTTATAAGCCATGACCTGCATTGAAGGAAACACATTGGTGATTGGTAACAAGTTTTTCTCTTTGCAGGGATGATAACAAGTGCTTACATAGCAACATATTAATGTGAACATTATAATGTTATTTATAATGGTCAGTACATAAGACAGTGGTGCTACATGGTAAAAATGAGACTGCAGAACTTCAAGATTAATACGTCAATCAGGAAGGATATGGAAGTAGTGATAATCAGTAAGCTGTGTAACAAGACATTGGATATTTCTATTGACGCCCTTTTTTTGGCGGGTGAATTGACGCCCTCTTTACACTGTTCTTAGAAAAAGTGAAACACTGACCAGACACTATTGACTGAACAATGCTAAGAACAGAGTGATGAGACAAACAAGCTATGTGGCGTTACGGAGTTACTGATCATGTGTTTGATATCTGTACTGGCCAATTAAGCTATAACATAACAGTTATAAGCTTAGACATATTAAGATAGCGAGAACTTCCAATGTCATCACATTTTGCTCTATCAATGACTCAATGTAGCTGGGCAGGCTTTGCAAATGTACTAATGTGAACAGGATAATGTTATTTATAAAGGTCAGTACATAAGACAGTGGAGCTACATGGTAAAAATGAGACAGTAGCTTCAGAACTTGAAGATGTAATACGTCAATCAGGAACAATATGGAACGATTGACAATCAGTAAGCTGTGTGTAACAAGGCATTGGATATTTCAATTGACGTCCTGTTTACGCTGCTCTTAGAAAGCAAAACATTGACAGGACACTATTGACTGAACAATGCTACATAACAGAGTGATGAGACAAGCGAGCAACGGAGTTAACCTGATCATGTATTGGGTATATGTGTTGACCAATTAAGCTAGAACATAACTAAGCTTAGACATATTAAGAAAGCAAGCATTTTCAAGTCATCACATTCCTCTATCAATGACTGAATGTATCTGGGCAGGCTTTGCAAGCGTACTGCTGCATCGCTACAGGAAAGTTCATTTCCGGAGCAATCGACGGACGGTACAATTCCTCCCTGCCGTGGGAAAGGAGACAATCGAAGAATCGAAACTAGAGTGCTGAAATGTGGGCATCCGGAACAATCGGACAAGCCCTAAGCAACAGTGACAGAGTACAAGTAACTGAAGAaaagggggtggggggagggaggtGGCGACCTTGCCATCGCGGCCGCGCGTACGGACGACCGATCGGAGCTGCGCGCGCGGAACGCCGCGACGATCGGCCAGCCCGACGAACCAGGATTCGGGAAACCCTAATCGGCCGGCGAGGCGCGGCGGGCTGCTGCCTGCTGCTCCGGTCGGTCTCCTCCCCCGCGCTCGCTCTGCTCGGTCGAGTGGTGCCAAGTGGCCTctgctcccccgcctcctcgctGGTAATGGCGGCAGGGCAGGGCGCGGCTGGAGGAAGGGTCGCGGTAGGAGAGGAGCGGCGAGCGAGGTCGGAAGGGACGGGGGACCTGGGTCCGACGCCTCCGCTCCGCGGTTTCCTCTCGCTTTTCCGCCTCGGGAAACCCCAAAAACCCCTGCCCCGCTGCCGCAGTGGCCGTTGTGGTTTCCTTCCTTGGCAAGCCGAGCGCGGTCCCCCCACACAACACATTAATACTCGGCTACTGGACTGGGCCGCCCGTCTTCTCGAAATGGGCAGCAACGCGGCACATCTCTCGCGATAGCCCGGGCCACACCAGCCCACACTAGTAGTTAAGCTATCTGCTCACGGTTGGGTCGAGACTGTTGATCATATAAGAGTGAATTTGCATGTGTCACATCTATTcctctactccctccgtccggtgaaAACTGTACATCTAGCTTCAAAATTTGTCCACAAAGAGTGTACTTCTATCTTCTCAATGCACTTTAAAGTAGAAAAAAACAC
The sequence above is a segment of the Aegilops tauschii subsp. strangulata cultivar AL8/78 chromosome 6, Aet v6.0, whole genome shotgun sequence genome. Coding sequences within it:
- the LOC109758588 gene encoding uncharacterized protein isoform X1, which produces MARSWLITCRGVAKKVRNAHCSNRQISEVGAEACRECPNCKHIIDNSDVAIQWPGLPAGVKFDPSDLELLEHLEQKIGVGGSKPHMFIDEFIPTVENDAGICYSHPENLPGTNKDGSSAHFFHSISNAYGCGQRKRRRISNSDRTTSDEHVRWHKTGKSKPVYDNGVMKGWKKILVLYKGSQTGGKPDKTDWVMHQYHLGVEENEKVGEFVVSKIFYQLKTRPVDKSEAEMANEESTAFTASICPKTPMTKIPPCRPKNSPCETEQNDPGQEEETVSLAENAKNPAWCALSSQPVEVALEAGTCSLDKSLSHHEVLDSSNLENSTFDRPILSQLMNETLNKNLCALHGLPDLHNVNLGTAPTDLQITKGENVSLVDDAENTACCSLVSQDVEVTSQAGTSLVESLLHHEVSDLHSANLGTPRDLQIAKEESVSLMDEAEKWCGLASQAVDVASHAWTSLDESLRCHEVLDSFDHEKSLTFDRPIYSQGRDGGLENNLYSLNGLPDLQGVDLGTPIDDLQVAGLQFYSQESLGSWLERM
- the LOC109758588 gene encoding uncharacterized protein isoform X2; this translates as MARSWLITCRGVAKKVRNAHCSNRQISEVGAEACRECPNCKHIIDNSDVAIQWPGLPAGVKFDPSDLELLEHLEQKIGVGGSKPHMFIDEFIPTVENDAGICYSHPENLPGTNKDGSSAHFFHSISNAYGCGQRKRRRISNSDRTTSDEHVRWHKTGKSKPVYDNGVMKGWKKILVLYKGSQTGGKPDKTDWVMHQYHLGVEENEKVGEFVVSKIFYQLKTRPVDKSEAEMANEESTAFTASICPKTPMTKIPPCRPKNSPCETEQNDPGQEEETVSLAENAKNPAWCALSSQPVEVALEAGTCSLDKSLSHHEVLDSSNLENSTFDRPILSQLMNETLNKNLCALHGLPDLHNVNLGTAPTDLQITKGENVSLVDDAENTACCSLVSQDVEVTSQAGTSLVESLLHHEVSDLHSANLGTPRDLQIAKEESVSLMDEAEKWCGLASQAVDVASHAWTSLDESLRCHEVLDSFDHEKSLTFDRPIYSQGRDGGLENNLYSLNGLPDLQGVDLGTPIDDLQGLQFYSQESLGSWLERM